One window of the Archangium primigenium genome contains the following:
- a CDS encoding non-ribosomal peptide synthetase gives MVKPSARLELSDAQTGVWLAERAGYSRPGSYQWAEYLDLCGTVRTDLLTAALTRAATECEAVRVVFEETADSLLRQRVPDSADPRVLTVDFREAADPVASARAWMAERLAAAGEELFLGAVLRLTEERQWVFLRVHHIALDGAGMALLVRRVAELYECLREERAVPGTGWASLAEVSAAEQAYRDSSALAEDRAWWLARLADRPEPVVVGSRAAPAAEASVRWTRVLEEAEFARLRQGSERLGTRWSRVLTAATAVHVQAVTGQSDLLLSLPVSGRAAELTVPAMTANVVPLRLRVDLAGTVGGLLQEVSEQLSALRSRQRYRGERLRRELGLPEDGRKFFGPVLNIQRFDHVLRFGSATVTVHNLQAPPSEDLSVVAYDRGDGRLRLDFDANPTTCSPQRLRELGERFEHVLWQLVEATPDTPLVDVQPTTAAERAHLLDLGTGAALAARASTVPSAFAARVRQRPESPAVHCPSTGQRLTYRELDARATALAARLAGAGAGPGSNVALLLPRSVDFVVAVLAVLKSGAAYVPLNAEDPPPRRAVVIADSGARLLLTDEVNATAPGLHVLTVHGTGPGAACPEVRGDDLACVMFTSGSTGTPKGVGVTHANLVDLAADRWWTEGGAERVLLHSAQAFDAINMELWVPLLTGGEIVLAPPGRLDPGELARTLATAGVTGMWLTAGLFNAIATQDPRCLTGLRQVWTGGDVVSPAAVRAVREALPGLTVVNGYGPTETTVFATRYPAGPITDGVPIGRPLNGMRVLLLDAALRPVPLGTTGEVYIGGAGVALGYLNRPGATAERFLPDPSGPPGSRVYRTGDLARWNPEGQLEFVGRADGQVKLRGFRVELGEVDAALLEQPGVRQAATVLREGRLVSYVVGEVPDRVLERLGERLPPFLVPSAVVALAALPLTRNGKLDRAALPDPSAPAPEPVRATGSAIERTLATLFAQVLGRAEVPVDGDFFKLGGDSIRAIQLAAAAQRAGLAVSTSDVFRAPTVTALAKGLALPAARGRSLALGDPDDPIVPLTPVMHWLRGRGAPDHRFVQSMTVRTPAGCTAEQVRAVVQALVDHHGMLRLALSEVAGVWALRVREQVTVRLDRPIDLALGHVLHATWREDRLTLTAHHLCVDGVSWRILLDDLHTAWAAVRDGRAPKLPANGTSFPQWARALLQHAHHPDVLADLPRWLAPVEDAPVGGRALDPARDTEDTRQWHSISLAADFLTPAADAFDCSVYELLLTAFTLAAGPVRVELEGHGREEFADGLDLSRTVGWFTTLYPVQLSAGCSWPTDPVDLDGAVARVRETLNGLARTGFGHGLLRHLNPQTAPLLAKIPAPRYAFNYLGHFDVAGAGDWAVLPEDTVVGATTGGSLALAHAVELDAVLANHPEGPRLVANWSWPGGLLPREEISALAERWFEVLTALGTRARARATGALPLPPLAQGLLFHSLYDHDGADPYLVQFVFELEGALDAAGLRAALHRLLLRHPQLSAGVRQSPAGRPVQVIDPEFSVPWHDLPAHEDLEAFLAQDRQRRFDLARPPLFRAALQRRADERHVFVLTTHHLLLDGWSMPILVKELFGLYAGKALPPAPAYRDFLDWLATRDPHAAEAAWRDILSTVDGPTLVGGPGRRGSASARLRCEADLPAGLAEVARRRGVTPNVVVQLAWAVLVGALTGRQDVVFGATVSGRPPELPGAEGIVGLLINTIPVRVGLAPARTVADALAALRAQQLSVLEHQHVDLTRLQALAGQTELFDTVVVFENYPLEEEALPGLVLRSARGLDGTHYPLTLVVMPGEQGRLRLDHGTDVLDAEGARRLLARLASLLTQFAARPDVTLGALDLLLPDEHEPSPAPETARRSTLPELFEAQVRARPEAVAVTYEGEHLTYRELNARANRLAHHLVARGAGLERLVALVLPRSLDLVVAVLAVLKSGAGYVPMDPDQPEERLRQVLAAVKPVWVLDRVDPSEEYPEHDLGPCADPDGVAYVIHTSGSTGVPKGVVVSHQNVVRLLDTTDPWFKFGPDDVHTLFHSYAFDVSVFELWTMLTKGGRLVVVPKHVTRSPQEFLALLARERVTVLSQTPSAFYQLPPADLALRVVVFAGEALELTRIRAWRRPGGPKLVNMYGITETTVHSSYIELDDPDETASVIGVALPDLRLRLLDHALRPVPPGCPGEIYVAGPGVTRGYLNRPELTAARFVPDPFGAPGERMYRSGDLARRLPDGGLVYLGRADQQVKIRGFRIEPGEVERVLERHPSVVQAVVLPDSDRLICYAVLTGDLDAAGLREHARTVLPEYMVPAFVVPVPAIPLTVNGKLDRRALPKPQSTLPVSRPPRTPMEKLLCALYAEVLDVPAVGAEDSFFDLGGHSLLATRLINRVRAETGAVLGIRTLFDAPVVADLARRLPEAPAAPDTAFTPGARPAHIPLSAAQRRLWFFSQFAGPNSVYNMAFATRLRGDLNEDALRAALHDVLERHESLRTQVVEGGGEPGQRICSADGLPVQTLAVPESALADRLAEAAGHVFDLTAELPVRALLCRTGPRDHVLLLVLHHIAADGWSLSPLARDLSTAYRARLDGKRPQWASVPVQYADYALQQRTPDPAHWVEVLRGLPDVLPLPTDHSRPPVSAHRGESVSFRLDAALHGRITELARAHRASVFMVLHAAIAGLLYRLGAGVDIPIGTPVAGRHDAALHDTIGCFINTVVLRTDLSGTPTFAELLARVRTVDLDAFAHQDVPFEQVVEALNPPRSLSRHPLFQVMLAIQDTPAAEFTLPGVRAEPVAVHGGASRLDLLWSLRQEPDGIDGLLEYNTELFTPATARLMLARLDLLLRAAVADPDRPITDLPVLVPGERERLLTRWNDTARTVPDTSVHALFAERARTTPEALAVDDLTYRQLAERVEQLAERFRELGAGPGSLIALVLHRTTDLPAAMLAADLVGAAHLPLEPGLPPERLTALLADARPALVVDDENGPRVTARPGTPVPEDTAYVRYTSGSTGRPKGVVVSRSARLNLLHAMRERLDLTPADRVLASAPVGFDISELELLLPLMTGAAQVLADRDTVREPDELLALLERRQVTVVQATPSLWLALAARRPECLRRVRALIGGEAVPSGLAEELRGQVTSLLACYGPTETTVWSTTFPVTGATGATVPIGRPLWNTRCHVLDERLNLVPPGVLGELYLAGDGVATGYLRQPGLTASRFLPDPYGPPGGRMYRTGDLASRSADGVLSFHGRTDDQVKVRGHRVELGEVEAVLAQHADVHAAAVTVHRKGVLVGYLVPAVAEPDLSAIGAHMARHLPDHMVPARLVAVREFPLSANGKVRRDQLPEPDWSVAAEITATPGEQLVCGLFADVLELPSVRPGENFFELGGHSLVAARLIARVRAVFGVALGVRDVFTAPTPAALAARLAGAAEAGPLVPLRTGGSAAPLCCVPALSGLSGVYAGLLPHLDGEHPVYGLHTDALPDSIEELAEHHVTALRAAHPEGPYHLLGWSFGGLVAHAMAVRLRELGASVGLLVVVDSVAGAVAEAGPVEERINRLLGRDSAPLVAVARNNERLLRAYQPPVYPGDVVYFNAAGGANHERWRSHVGGRLTVHQLAAAHHEVFQPEHVAEAGALLQDELRRTR, from the coding sequence GTGGTCAAACCGAGCGCCAGACTTGAACTGTCCGATGCCCAGACCGGTGTGTGGCTCGCCGAGCGCGCGGGGTATAGCCGTCCCGGCTCCTACCAGTGGGCCGAGTATCTGGACCTGTGCGGGACCGTCCGGACCGACCTGCTGACCGCCGCGCTCACGCGGGCCGCCACGGAGTGCGAGGCGGTCCGAGTGGTCTTCGAGGAGACGGCCGATTCCCTTCTCCGGCAACGGGTCCCGGACTCCGCCGACCCCCGGGTGCTCACCGTGGACTTCCGGGAGGCCGCCGATCCCGTCGCCTCGGCGCGGGCGTGGATGGCCGAGCGTCTCGCGGCGGCGGGCGAGGAATTGTTCCTGGGGGCCGTGCTGCGGCTGACCGAGGAGCGGCAGTGGGTGTTCCTGCGGGTGCACCACATCGCCCTCGACGGCGCGGGCATGGCGCTGCTCGTGCGGCGCGTGGCCGAGCTTTACGAGTGCCTTCGGGAAGAGCGCGCCGTGCCCGGAACCGGGTGGGCCTCCCTCGCCGAGGTCTCCGCCGCCGAGCAGGCGTATCGCGATTCGTCGGCGCTCGCCGAGGACCGCGCGTGGTGGCTCGCACGGCTCGCCGACCGGCCAGAGCCGGTGGTGGTCGGGTCGCGCGCCGCGCCCGCCGCCGAGGCCTCGGTGCGGTGGACCCGCGTGCTGGAGGAAGCGGAGTTCGCCCGACTGCGGCAGGGCTCCGAGCGGTTGGGGACGCGGTGGTCCCGCGTGCTCACCGCAGCCACGGCCGTGCACGTGCAGGCCGTCACCGGGCAGTCGGATCTGCTGCTCAGCCTACCCGTCTCCGGCCGCGCGGCGGAGCTGACCGTGCCCGCCATGACGGCCAACGTGGTGCCCCTGCGCCTGCGCGTCGACCTGGCGGGCACCGTGGGTGGGCTGCTCCAGGAGGTGTCGGAGCAATTGAGCGCCCTCCGGTCGCGGCAGCGCTACCGGGGTGAACGTCTGCGGCGCGAGCTGGGGCTGCCGGAGGACGGGCGGAAGTTCTTCGGACCGGTGCTCAACATCCAGCGGTTCGACCACGTGCTGCGCTTCGGCTCGGCGACGGTGACCGTGCACAACCTCCAGGCCCCGCCGTCGGAGGACTTGTCCGTGGTGGCCTACGACCGGGGTGACGGCCGGCTGCGCCTGGACTTCGACGCCAACCCCACCACGTGCTCTCCCCAGCGGCTGCGGGAGCTGGGCGAGCGGTTCGAGCACGTGCTGTGGCAGCTGGTCGAGGCCACCCCGGACACGCCCCTGGTCGACGTCCAGCCCACCACGGCCGCCGAGCGCGCGCACCTGCTCGACCTGGGCACCGGGGCCGCCCTGGCGGCGCGCGCCAGCACGGTGCCCTCGGCCTTCGCCGCGCGGGTCCGCCAACGGCCAGAGTCCCCTGCCGTGCACTGCCCGTCGACTGGGCAGCGGCTCACCTACCGCGAGCTGGACGCGCGGGCCACCGCCCTGGCCGCCCGGCTCGCCGGGGCGGGTGCCGGGCCCGGGAGCAACGTCGCGCTGCTGCTGCCGCGCTCGGTGGACTTCGTGGTCGCCGTGCTCGCCGTGCTCAAGTCCGGCGCGGCCTATGTGCCCCTGAACGCCGAGGACCCGCCGCCCCGGCGCGCGGTCGTGATCGCCGACTCCGGCGCCCGGCTGCTGCTCACCGACGAGGTCAACGCGACGGCCCCCGGTCTGCACGTGCTGACCGTCCATGGCACCGGCCCGGGCGCCGCGTGCCCGGAGGTCCGTGGGGACGACCTGGCCTGCGTCATGTTCACCTCGGGCTCCACCGGCACGCCCAAGGGCGTCGGCGTCACGCACGCCAACCTGGTCGACCTCGCCGCCGACCGCTGGTGGACCGAGGGCGGGGCCGAGCGGGTGCTGCTGCACTCCGCGCAGGCCTTCGACGCCATCAACATGGAGCTGTGGGTCCCGCTGCTCACCGGCGGCGAGATCGTGCTCGCCCCGCCCGGCAGGCTCGACCCCGGCGAGCTGGCCCGCACCCTCGCCACCGCCGGGGTCACCGGCATGTGGCTCACCGCCGGGCTGTTCAACGCGATCGCCACCCAGGACCCGCGCTGCCTCACCGGGCTGCGCCAGGTATGGACTGGCGGGGACGTGGTCTCCCCCGCAGCCGTGCGCGCCGTGCGGGAAGCGCTGCCCGGGCTCACCGTCGTCAACGGCTACGGCCCCACCGAGACCACCGTCTTCGCCACCCGCTACCCCGCGGGCCCCATCACCGATGGGGTCCCCATCGGCCGTCCCCTCAACGGCATGCGGGTGCTCCTGCTCGACGCGGCCCTGCGCCCCGTGCCGCTCGGCACCACCGGCGAGGTGTACATCGGTGGCGCGGGCGTGGCCCTGGGCTACCTGAACCGGCCGGGGGCCACCGCCGAGCGCTTCCTGCCCGACCCGTCCGGTCCGCCCGGCTCCCGCGTCTACCGCACCGGCGACCTGGCCCGCTGGAACCCCGAGGGGCAGTTGGAGTTCGTCGGGCGCGCCGACGGCCAGGTGAAGCTGCGCGGCTTCCGAGTGGAGCTGGGAGAGGTGGACGCCGCGCTGCTGGAGCAGCCAGGGGTGCGACAGGCCGCGACCGTGCTGCGCGAGGGCCGCCTGGTCTCCTACGTCGTCGGCGAGGTCCCGGACCGGGTGCTGGAGCGGCTCGGGGAGCGGCTGCCGCCGTTCCTGGTGCCCTCGGCCGTGGTCGCGCTGGCCGCGCTGCCGTTGACCCGCAACGGGAAGCTCGACCGCGCCGCCCTGCCCGACCCCTCGGCCCCCGCGCCCGAGCCGGTGCGCGCCACGGGCTCGGCCATCGAGCGGACCCTCGCGACGCTGTTCGCGCAGGTGCTCGGCCGGGCCGAGGTGCCCGTGGACGGGGACTTCTTCAAGCTCGGCGGCGACAGCATCCGGGCCATTCAGCTCGCCGCCGCCGCGCAGCGCGCCGGGCTGGCGGTCAGCACCTCCGACGTCTTCCGCGCCCCGACCGTCACCGCCCTGGCCAAGGGCCTCGCGCTGCCCGCCGCGCGCGGCCGGAGCCTGGCCCTCGGCGACCCCGACGACCCGATCGTGCCGCTCACCCCGGTCATGCACTGGCTGCGCGGCCGAGGCGCGCCGGACCACCGGTTCGTCCAGTCGATGACCGTGCGCACCCCGGCCGGGTGCACGGCCGAGCAGGTGCGCGCCGTGGTCCAGGCGCTGGTCGACCACCACGGCATGCTGCGCCTCGCCCTGTCCGAAGTGGCGGGGGTGTGGGCGCTCCGGGTGCGGGAGCAGGTCACCGTCAGGCTGGACCGGCCCATCGACCTGGCGCTCGGCCACGTCCTGCACGCCACCTGGCGCGAGGATCGGCTCACGCTGACCGCGCATCACCTGTGCGTGGACGGCGTGTCCTGGCGCATCCTGCTCGACGACCTGCACACGGCCTGGGCGGCGGTCCGCGACGGCCGCGCCCCGAAGCTGCCCGCCAACGGCACGTCGTTCCCACAGTGGGCGCGGGCCCTGCTCCAGCACGCCCACCACCCCGACGTGCTGGCGGATCTGCCCCGCTGGCTCGCCCCGGTCGAGGACGCGCCGGTGGGCGGCCGTGCGCTGGACCCCGCGCGGGACACCGAGGACACCCGGCAGTGGCACTCGATCAGCCTGGCCGCGGACTTCCTCACCCCGGCCGCGGACGCCTTCGACTGCTCGGTGTACGAATTGCTGCTGACCGCGTTCACGCTGGCCGCAGGCCCGGTGCGGGTGGAGCTGGAGGGCCACGGGCGCGAGGAGTTCGCCGACGGCCTCGACCTCTCGCGGACGGTGGGCTGGTTCACCACGCTCTACCCCGTCCAACTGTCCGCGGGCTGTTCCTGGCCCACCGACCCCGTCGACCTGGACGGCGCGGTCGCCCGGGTGCGCGAGACCCTGAATGGCCTGGCGCGCACCGGTTTCGGCCACGGCCTGCTGCGCCACCTCAACCCGCAGACCGCACCGCTCCTGGCCAAGATTCCGGCCCCTCGGTACGCGTTCAACTACCTGGGCCACTTCGACGTCGCCGGAGCCGGGGACTGGGCGGTGCTGCCCGAGGACACCGTGGTCGGTGCGACCACCGGCGGATCGCTCGCGCTGGCCCACGCGGTGGAGCTGGACGCGGTGCTCGCCAACCACCCCGAGGGTCCCCGACTGGTGGCGAACTGGTCCTGGCCGGGAGGGCTGCTGCCCCGCGAGGAGATCAGCGCGCTGGCCGAGCGCTGGTTCGAGGTGCTGACCGCGCTCGGCACGCGGGCCCGGGCCCGGGCCACCGGCGCGCTGCCGCTGCCGCCACTGGCCCAGGGGCTGTTGTTCCACTCCCTCTACGACCACGACGGCGCCGACCCCTACCTGGTGCAGTTCGTCTTCGAGCTGGAGGGCGCGCTGGACGCGGCCGGGCTGCGTGCCGCCCTGCACCGGCTGCTGCTGCGCCACCCGCAGCTGTCCGCCGGAGTGCGGCAGAGCCCGGCGGGCAGGCCGGTGCAGGTGATCGACCCGGAGTTCTCCGTGCCCTGGCACGACTTGCCCGCGCATGAGGACCTGGAGGCCTTCCTGGCGCAGGACCGGCAACGGCGCTTCGACCTGGCCCGCCCGCCGCTGTTCCGCGCCGCCCTGCAACGGCGTGCGGATGAGCGGCACGTGTTCGTGCTGACCACCCATCACCTGCTGCTGGACGGCTGGTCCATGCCGATCCTGGTGAAGGAGCTGTTCGGCCTGTACGCCGGGAAGGCGCTGCCCCCGGCGCCCGCCTACCGTGACTTCCTGGACTGGCTCGCCACCCGCGATCCACATGCCGCCGAGGCGGCCTGGCGCGACATCCTCTCCACCGTGGACGGACCGACGCTGGTCGGCGGGCCGGGCCGGCGGGGCTCGGCCTCGGCCCGGCTGCGGTGCGAGGCGGACCTGCCCGCGGGGCTCGCCGAGGTCGCCCGTCGGCGGGGCGTCACGCCGAACGTCGTGGTGCAGCTGGCCTGGGCCGTGCTGGTGGGCGCGCTGACCGGTCGACAGGACGTCGTCTTCGGCGCGACGGTGTCCGGCAGGCCGCCGGAGCTGCCCGGCGCGGAGGGCATCGTCGGCCTGTTGATCAACACCATCCCGGTTCGGGTCGGACTGGCCCCGGCCCGCACGGTCGCGGACGCCCTGGCCGCGCTGCGCGCGCAGCAACTGTCCGTGCTGGAGCACCAGCATGTGGACCTGACGCGGCTCCAGGCCCTGGCCGGGCAGACGGAGCTGTTCGACACGGTGGTGGTGTTCGAGAACTACCCCCTGGAAGAGGAGGCGCTGCCCGGTCTGGTGCTGCGCAGCGCACGGGGCCTGGATGGCACGCACTACCCGCTGACCCTCGTCGTGATGCCCGGGGAGCAGGGGCGATTGCGCCTGGACCACGGCACCGACGTCCTCGACGCCGAGGGCGCGCGTCGGCTGCTCGCCCGGCTCGCCTCGCTCCTCACGCAGTTCGCCGCCCGGCCGGACGTGACCCTGGGGGCCCTCGACCTGCTGCTGCCCGACGAGCACGAGCCGTCTCCCGCCCCGGAGACGGCGCGGCGGAGCACCCTGCCCGAGCTGTTCGAGGCCCAGGTGCGGGCCCGCCCGGAGGCCGTGGCCGTCACCTACGAGGGCGAACACCTGACCTACCGCGAGCTCAACGCCCGCGCGAACCGTCTGGCCCACCACCTGGTGGCACGGGGGGCGGGTCTGGAGCGCCTGGTGGCCCTGGTGCTGCCGCGCTCGCTGGACCTGGTGGTCGCGGTGCTGGCGGTGCTCAAGTCCGGCGCGGGGTACGTGCCCATGGACCCCGACCAGCCCGAGGAACGCCTGCGGCAGGTGCTCGCCGCGGTGAAGCCGGTGTGGGTGCTCGACCGGGTGGACCCGTCGGAGGAGTACCCCGAGCACGACCTCGGGCCGTGCGCGGATCCGGACGGCGTCGCCTACGTCATCCACACCTCCGGCTCGACCGGTGTGCCCAAGGGCGTGGTGGTGTCGCACCAGAACGTCGTGCGGCTGCTGGACACCACCGACCCCTGGTTCAAGTTCGGCCCCGACGACGTCCACACGCTGTTCCACTCCTACGCCTTCGACGTATCGGTGTTCGAGCTGTGGACCATGCTGACCAAGGGCGGGCGGCTCGTGGTGGTGCCCAAGCACGTCACCCGGTCCCCGCAGGAGTTCCTCGCCCTGCTGGCGCGCGAGCGCGTGACGGTGCTGAGCCAGACCCCGTCGGCCTTCTACCAACTGCCCCCGGCCGACCTGGCGCTGCGCGTGGTGGTCTTCGCCGGCGAGGCCCTGGAGCTGACCCGCATCCGTGCCTGGCGGCGTCCTGGCGGGCCGAAGCTGGTCAACATGTACGGGATCACCGAGACCACGGTGCACTCCAGCTACATCGAGCTCGATGACCCGGACGAGACCGCCAGCGTGATCGGGGTCGCGCTGCCGGATCTGCGGCTGCGCCTGCTCGACCACGCCTTGCGGCCGGTGCCTCCTGGCTGTCCCGGCGAGATCTACGTGGCCGGGCCCGGCGTGACGCGCGGCTACCTGAACCGGCCCGAGCTCACCGCGGCCCGGTTCGTCCCCGACCCGTTCGGTGCCCCTGGCGAGCGCATGTACCGCTCCGGGGACCTCGCCCGGCGGCTGCCGGATGGCGGCCTGGTGTACCTGGGCCGTGCCGACCAGCAGGTGAAGATCCGGGGCTTCCGCATCGAGCCCGGCGAGGTCGAGCGTGTCCTGGAGCGGCATCCCTCGGTGGTCCAGGCGGTGGTGCTGCCCGATTCGGACCGGCTGATCTGCTACGCCGTGCTGACCGGCGACCTGGACGCGGCCGGACTGCGCGAGCACGCGCGGACCGTGCTGCCCGAGTACATGGTGCCCGCGTTCGTGGTGCCGGTGCCGGCGATCCCGCTGACCGTCAATGGCAAGCTGGACCGCAGGGCCCTGCCCAAACCGCAGTCCACGTTGCCGGTGAGCCGGCCGCCCCGCACGCCGATGGAGAAGCTGCTGTGCGCGCTGTACGCCGAGGTGCTCGACGTGCCCGCGGTCGGCGCGGAGGACAGCTTCTTCGACCTGGGTGGGCACTCGCTGCTGGCCACCCGGCTGATCAACCGGGTGCGCGCGGAGACCGGCGCGGTGCTGGGCATCCGCACCCTCTTCGACGCCCCCGTGGTGGCCGACCTGGCCCGCCGTCTGCCGGAGGCGCCCGCCGCGCCGGACACCGCGTTCACCCCCGGGGCCCGGCCCGCGCACATCCCGCTGTCCGCCGCCCAGCGCAGGCTGTGGTTCTTCAGCCAGTTCGCCGGGCCCAACTCCGTGTACAACATGGCCTTCGCCACGCGGCTGCGCGGGGACCTGAACGAGGACGCCCTGCGGGCGGCCCTGCACGACGTGCTCGAGCGGCACGAGAGCCTGCGCACCCAGGTGGTCGAGGGTGGCGGCGAGCCCGGCCAGCGGATCTGCTCGGCCGACGGGCTGCCCGTGCAGACGCTCGCGGTGCCCGAGTCGGCGCTGGCCGACCGGCTCGCCGAGGCCGCCGGGCACGTCTTCGACCTCACCGCCGAGCTGCCCGTGCGCGCCCTGCTCTGCCGCACCGGGCCGCGAGACCACGTGCTGCTGCTCGTCCTGCACCACATCGCCGCCGACGGCTGGTCCCTGTCCCCGCTGGCCCGCGACCTGTCCACCGCCTACCGCGCCCGACTCGACGGGAAGCGTCCCCAGTGGGCGAGTGTGCCGGTGCAGTACGCCGACTACGCGCTCCAGCAGCGCACCCCCGACCCCGCCCACTGGGTCGAGGTGCTGCGGGGCCTCCCGGACGTGCTGCCGCTGCCCACCGACCACTCCCGGCCGCCGGTGTCCGCGCACCGCGGGGAGAGCGTCAGCTTCCGACTGGACGCCGCCCTGCACGGCCGGATCACCGAGCTGGCCCGCGCGCACCGGGCGAGCGTGTTCATGGTGTTGCACGCCGCGATCGCCGGCCTGCTGTACCGCCTGGGGGCGGGCGTGGACATCCCCATCGGCACCCCGGTCGCCGGGCGGCACGACGCCGCGCTGCACGACACCATCGGCTGCTTCATCAACACCGTGGTGCTGCGCACCGACCTGTCCGGCACGCCCACCTTCGCCGAGCTGCTGGCGCGGGTGCGCACGGTGGACCTGGACGCGTTCGCCCACCAGGACGTGCCGTTCGAGCAGGTGGTGGAAGCGCTCAACCCGCCGCGCTCGCTGTCCCGGCACCCGCTGTTCCAGGTGATGCTGGCCATCCAGGACACCCCGGCCGCCGAGTTCACCCTGCCCGGGGTGCGCGCCGAGCCCGTGGCCGTGCACGGCGGGGCCTCGCGACTGGACCTGCTGTGGAGCCTGCGCCAGGAGCCCGACGGGATCGACGGGCTGCTTGAGTACAACACCGAGCTCTTCACCCCCGCCACGGCGCGACTGATGCTGGCCCGCCTGGACCTGTTGCTGCGCGCCGCCGTCGCCGACCCGGACCGCCCGATCACCGACCTGCCGGTGCTCGTCCCCGGTGAGCGGGAACGGCTGCTCACCCGCTGGAACGACACGGCGCGGACCGTGCCGGACACCTCGGTGCACGCCCTGTTCGCCGAGCGGGCACGCACCACGCCCGAGGCGCTGGCGGTGGACGACCTCACCTACCGGCAACTGGCGGAGCGGGTCGAGCAGCTCGCCGAGCGGTTCCGCGAACTCGGGGCCGGTCCGGGCAGCCTGATCGCCCTGGTGCTTCACCGCACCACCGACCTGCCCGCCGCGATGCTGGCCGCCGACCTCGTCGGAGCGGCCCACCTGCCCCTGGAACCCGGGCTGCCGCCGGAGCGCCTCACCGCGCTGCTCGCCGACGCGCGACCGGCACTGGTGGTGGACGACGAGAACGGCCCGCGCGTCACGGCCCGCCCGGGGACACCGGTGCCCGAGGACACCGCCTACGTCCGGTACACCTCCGGGTCCACCGGGCGCCCCAAGGGCGTGGTGGTATCCAGGTCCGCGCGGCTCAACCTGCTGCATGCCATGCGCGAGCGCTTGGACCTCACCCCGGCGGACCGGGTATTGGCCTCCGCACCGGTCGGATTCGACATCTCCGAGCTGGAGCTGTTGCTGCCCTTGATGACCGGAGCCGCGCAGGTGCTCGCGGACCGCGACACCGTGCGCGAGCCGGACGAGCTGCTGGCCCTGCTGGAGCGCCGCCAGGTCACCGTGGTGCAGGCGACGCCCTCGCTGTGGCTCGCCCTGGCCGCCCGTCGCCCGGAGTGCCTGCGCCGGGTGCGTGCGCTGATCGGCGGAGAGGCCGTGCCCAGCGGACTGGCCGAGGAACTGCGCGGCCAGGTGACCTCCCTGCTGGCCTGCTACGGGCCGACCGAGACCACCGTGTGGTCCACCACGTTCCCGGTCACCGGCGCCACCGGAGCCACCGTCCCCATTGGACGACCCTTGTGGAACACCCGCTGCCACGTGCTGGACGAGCGGTTGAACCTGGTGCCTCCCGGTGTGCTCGGCGAGCTCTACCTGGCCGGGGACGGGGTGGCCACGGGCTACCTGCGCCAGCCGGGCCTCACCGCCTCGCGCTTCCTGCCCGACCCGTACGGGCCGCCCGGCGGCCGCATGTACCGCACCGGGGATCTCGCCTCCCGGAGCGCGGATGGAGTGCTCAGCTTCCACGGGCGCACCGACGACCAGGTCAAGGTGCGCGGCCACCGCGTGGAGTTGGGCGAGGTGGAGGCGGTGCTCGCCCAGCACGCCGACGTGCACGCGGCCGCGGTGACCGTGCACCGCAAGGGCGTGCTGGTCGGCTACCTGGTGCCCGCCGTGGCCGAGCCGGACCTGTCCGCGATCGGCGCGCACATGGCGCGGCACCTGCCCGACCACATGGTGCCCGCCCGGCTGGTCGCGGTGCGCGAGTTCCCCTTGAGCGCCAACGGGAAGGTGCGGCGCGACCAACTGCCCGAGCCGGACTGGTCCGTGGCCGCCGAAATCACGGCCACCCCGGGGGAGCAACTGGTGTGCGGGCTGTTCGCCGACGTGCTCGAGCTGCCCTCGGTCCGCCCCGGCGAGAACTTCTTCGAGCTGGGCGGGCATTCGCTGGTGGCGGCGAGGCTGATCGCTCGGGTGCGCGCGGTGTTCGGCGTGGCCCTGGGCGTGCGAGACGTGTTCACCGCCCCCACCCCGGCGGCGCTCGCCGCGCGCCTCGCCGGAGCGGCCGAGGCCGGTCCGCTGGTGCCCCTGCGCACCGGGGGATCCGCCGCACCGCTGTGCTGCGTGCCGGCGTTGAGCGGCCTGAGCGGCGTGTACGCGGGACTGCTGCCCCACCTGGATGGAGAGCACCCGGTGTACGGCCTGCACACGGACGCCCTGCCGGACTCGATCGAGGAGCTGGCCGAGCACCACGTCACGGCCCTGCGCGCCGCCCACCCCGAGGGGCCCTACCACCTGCTCGGCTGGTCCTTCGGTGGATTGGTGGCGCATGCGATGGCCGTGCGGCTGCGGGAGCTCGGCGCCTCCGTCGGCCTGCTGGTCGTGGTCGACTCGGTCGCGGGCGCGGTGGCCGAGGCGGGGCCGGTCGAGGAGCGGATCAACCGACTGCTGGGCCGTGACAGCGCGCCGCTGGTCGCGGTGGCGCGCAACAACGAACGGCTGCTGCGGGCCTACCAACCGCCGGTCTACCCGGGGGACGTCGTGTACTTCAACGCGGCGGGCGGCGCGAACCACGAGCGGTGGCGGTCGCACGTCGGCGGGCGGCTCACCGTTCACCAATTGGCCGCGGCGCACCACGAAGTATTCCAGCCCGAGCACGTGGCCGAGGCCGGCGCGCTGCTCCAGGACGAACTGAGGAGGACGCGATGA